A region of Thiofilum sp. DNA encodes the following proteins:
- a CDS encoding restriction endonuclease subunit S — protein MSNILDLLKGVEVKWKPLGEVAKIKHGKDWKGLNSGDIPVYGSGGVMGYVDTYSYNKPTVLIPRKGSITNIFYVESPFWNVDTIYYTEIDESKVFPKFLYYFITTIDLMALDAGSGRPSLTQAILNKIPIPIPPLHIQTEIIRILDAFTALTAALTAALTVALTMRKKQYNYYRDQLLSFEEGDVEWKTLGEVAIIGTGSHDTQDAIEDGDYIFYARGREPLKLNMFDFDETAIITAGDGAGVGKVFHYAQGKYALHQRAYRIVPSENMDSRFVYHYIASYFYTYIQKASVSSSVTSLRRPMFLNFPIPVPSFSEQKRIVAILDKFYVLTNSITEGLPREVELRQKQYEYYREKLLSFPKPALEA, from the coding sequence ATGAGTAATATCTTAGACCTACTCAAAGGTGTTGAAGTTAAATGGAAACCGCTGGGGGAAGTTGCCAAAATAAAGCATGGAAAAGATTGGAAAGGTTTAAATTCAGGAGATATTCCGGTTTATGGTTCGGGAGGAGTCATGGGATATGTCGATACATACTCATATAACAAGCCAACAGTTTTGATTCCTCGAAAAGGCTCGATTACAAATATTTTTTATGTTGAATCGCCATTTTGGAACGTTGATACAATTTACTATACAGAAATTGATGAATCGAAGGTTTTTCCAAAATTTCTTTATTATTTTATTACAACAATAGACCTCATGGCATTGGATGCTGGCTCAGGTAGGCCAAGCTTAACACAAGCTATTTTAAACAAAATTCCAATCCCCATTCCTCCGCTGCATATTCAAACCGAAATCATTCGTATTTTGGACGCATTTACCGCTCTTACCGCCGCTCTTACCGCCGCTCTTACCGTCGCTCTTACTATGCGGAAAAAACAATACAACTACTATCGTGATCAGTTGTTGAGTTTTGAAGAGGGGGATGTGGAATGGAAAACTTTGGGAGAGGTGGCAATAATTGGTACAGGCAGTCATGACACACAAGATGCTATTGAGGATGGGGATTATATTTTTTATGCTCGCGGTCGTGAGCCGTTAAAGCTAAATATGTTTGACTTTGATGAAACTGCGATTATCACTGCTGGAGATGGTGCTGGGGTAGGAAAAGTATTTCATTACGCCCAAGGTAAATATGCACTACATCAGCGAGCATACCGTATTGTCCCAAGCGAAAATATGGATTCGAGATTTGTATATCATTACATAGCATCATATTTTTACACGTACATACAAAAAGCATCGGTGAGTTCATCTGTCACTTCACTCCGCAGGCCAATGTTTCTAAACTTTCCGATACCAGTACCTTCGTTCTCCGAACAAAAGCGAATTGTTGCTATTTTGGATAAATTTTATGTGCTAACCAATTCAATTACTGAGGGTTTACCGCGTGAAGTCGAATTACGTCAAAAGCAATATGAATATTATCGTGAAAAGCTATTGAGTTTTCCAAAACCAGCGCTAGAGGCATAG
- a CDS encoding PDDEXK nuclease domain-containing protein produces the protein MMLDESKNQPPNLQTSDLLRDVKALVEQGRGQVAVAVNSALTLTYWQVGRRINAEVLHGERAEYGKQVVVSLAQELVALYGKSFEANNLRRMMQFAETFPDIEIVVPLARQLSWSHFLALIPLKSLEARLFYARTAIDAGWSKRVLRLQIERKVFERAEIADTKLALADAGHLYGNFKDPYFLDFLGLKEGYLENELENAILKELELFILELGKGFAFVERQKRMIIDGEDFYLDLLFFHRKLRRLVAVELKINHFKAAYKGQMELYLNWLNKHERQAGEEAPIGLILCAEAGSEQVELLNMPKDNIMVAEYWTCLPSRKLLEEKLHSALIEVRERLAERRLLEGDKK, from the coding sequence ATGATGTTAGATGAATCAAAAAATCAACCACCCAACCTGCAAACGAGTGATCTGCTGCGCGATGTAAAGGCTCTTGTTGAACAAGGTCGTGGCCAAGTCGCTGTAGCGGTGAATAGTGCGCTTACCCTCACCTATTGGCAGGTTGGCCGTCGAATAAATGCAGAAGTGCTGCATGGTGAGAGAGCGGAATACGGCAAGCAGGTTGTGGTGTCTCTGGCTCAAGAGCTTGTCGCACTTTATGGCAAAAGTTTTGAGGCGAACAATCTGCGGCGCATGATGCAGTTTGCAGAGACTTTTCCAGATATTGAGATTGTCGTTCCGCTGGCACGACAATTGAGTTGGTCGCATTTTCTGGCATTGATTCCTTTGAAATCACTCGAAGCTAGATTGTTTTATGCACGTACCGCTATTGATGCAGGTTGGAGTAAACGGGTATTGAGGCTTCAGATTGAGCGTAAAGTCTTTGAACGCGCTGAGATCGCTGATACTAAGCTGGCACTAGCCGATGCAGGGCATTTATACGGAAATTTCAAGGATCCTTACTTCTTAGATTTTTTGGGGTTGAAGGAGGGATATTTAGAAAATGAACTGGAGAATGCCATCCTCAAAGAACTTGAGCTTTTTATTCTGGAGTTGGGGAAAGGTTTTGCGTTTGTAGAACGCCAAAAACGTATGATCATTGACGGAGAAGATTTTTATCTTGACCTGCTTTTTTTTCACCGTAAGCTGAGACGTTTGGTCGCGGTTGAACTGAAAATAAACCATTTTAAAGCAGCTTATAAAGGGCAGATGGAGCTGTATCTGAACTGGCTGAATAAACACGAGCGGCAAGCAGGAGAGGAAGCACCCATTGGTTTGATTCTTTGTGCAGAAGCGGGTTCTGAGCAGGTGGAGCTGCTGAATATGCCCAAGGATAATATTATGGTTGCTGAGTATTGGACATGCTTGCCATCTAGGAAATTACTGGAAGAAAAGTTGCATAGCGCATTGATTGAAGTACGCGAACGGCTGGCAGAACGTAGGTTATTGGAAGGTGACAAAAAATGA
- a CDS encoding type I restriction-modification system subunit M, which produces MTSTQQRAELQRQIWQIANEVRGSVDGWDFKQYVLGTLFYRFISENFASYLEGDDESVNYAALPDDVITPEIKDDAVKTKGYFIYPSQLFVNVATNANNNPNLNTDLAAIFAAIESSANGYPSEDDIKGLFADFDTTSNRLGNTVKDKNTRLAAVLKGVAGLSFGNFQNNQIDLFGDAYEFLISNYAANAGKSGGEFFTPQHVSKLIAQLAMHGQKTVNKIYDPAAGSGSLLLQAKKHFDAHIIEEGFYGQEINHTTYNLARMNMFLHNINYDKFHVALGNTLLDPHFGDDKPFDAIVSNPPYSVNWIGSDDPTLINDERFAPAGVLAPKSKADFAFVLHCLSYLSGKGRAAIVCFPGIFYRGGAEQKIRQYLVDNNYVETVIALAPNLFFGTSIAVNILVLSKHKTDTKTQFIDASSLFKKETNNNMLTDEHIEPIMRAFDSKDEVAHFAKSVEYVDIAKNEYNLSVSSYVEAKDTREVIDIAKLNAELKSTVAKIDRLRADIDAIVAEIEGTV; this is translated from the coding sequence ATGACCAGTACCCAACAACGCGCCGAACTGCAACGCCAAATCTGGCAAATTGCCAACGAGGTGCGTGGCTCCGTCGATGGCTGGGACTTCAAACAATATGTGTTAGGCACGTTGTTCTATCGGTTCATTAGTGAAAACTTTGCCAGTTACCTTGAGGGGGATGACGAAAGTGTAAATTATGCCGCACTCCCTGATGATGTTATTACCCCAGAAATTAAAGACGATGCGGTTAAAACCAAGGGGTATTTCATCTACCCCAGCCAGTTGTTCGTAAACGTTGCTACTAACGCCAATAATAATCCTAATTTGAACACCGATTTGGCTGCTATTTTTGCCGCTATTGAAAGTTCGGCGAATGGCTACCCCTCCGAAGATGATATTAAAGGCTTGTTTGCCGATTTTGATACCACCAGTAACCGATTGGGCAATACGGTTAAAGATAAAAACACCCGTTTAGCCGCTGTACTCAAAGGCGTGGCAGGACTTAGTTTTGGCAATTTCCAAAATAACCAGATTGATTTGTTTGGTGATGCCTATGAGTTTTTGATTTCTAACTATGCCGCGAATGCGGGTAAATCAGGCGGTGAGTTTTTTACCCCGCAACACGTATCCAAGCTGATTGCGCAACTGGCAATGCACGGGCAAAAGACCGTCAATAAAATTTACGACCCCGCTGCTGGCTCAGGCTCATTGTTGTTGCAAGCTAAAAAACACTTTGATGCTCATATCATCGAAGAAGGTTTCTACGGGCAGGAAATCAACCACACCACCTATAACCTTGCGCGTATGAATATGTTTTTGCACAACATCAATTACGATAAGTTCCATGTGGCGTTGGGTAACACGCTATTAGACCCTCATTTTGGCGATGACAAACCCTTTGATGCGATTGTGTCTAACCCGCCGTATTCGGTGAACTGGATTGGCAGCGACGACCCCACCCTTATTAACGATGAACGCTTTGCCCCCGCTGGTGTATTAGCCCCCAAGTCTAAGGCTGACTTTGCATTTGTATTACATTGCTTAAGTTATTTATCTGGCAAAGGACGGGCAGCGATTGTTTGCTTCCCCGGTATTTTTTACCGAGGAGGTGCGGAGCAGAAAATTCGCCAATATTTGGTGGATAATAACTACGTTGAAACCGTGATTGCTTTAGCCCCCAATTTGTTTTTTGGTACCTCTATTGCCGTCAATATCTTAGTGCTTTCCAAACACAAAACCGATACCAAAACCCAGTTTATTGATGCCAGCAGTTTGTTCAAAAAAGAAACCAATAACAATATGCTCACCGATGAACATATCGAGCCAATCATGAGGGCATTCGATAGCAAGGATGAGGTTGCCCATTTTGCTAAATCGGTGGAATACGTTGATATTGCTAAAAATGAATACAACCTGTCGGTCAGTTCTTATGTGGAAGCTAAAGATACCCGCGAAGTGATTGATATTGCCAAGCTCAATGCCGAATTGAAAAGCACGGTGGCGAAGATTGACCGTTTACGTGCTGATATTGATGCCATTGTTGCAGAGATTGAGGGGACGGTATGA
- the ccmA gene encoding heme ABC exporter ATP-binding protein CcmA has translation MSLTVQSISYDYNEHSLLTNISFELGAGQWLFVKGANGSGKTTLLKLLTGFKSPHQGQILWQGTPIQQQLSHYQQKIAWLGHTNGLKAELTALENLRFNPAMQSTASIQNTLKRVGLKAQQHHRVSTFSAGMKRRLALARLCLSAAPLWILDEPQTALDQAGTQLLVELLTEHLQQQGSVILSSHLPLKLVGFEPHYLELSECEG, from the coding sequence ATGTCTTTAACTGTCCAATCAATTAGTTACGACTATAATGAACACTCATTACTAACAAACATCAGCTTTGAATTAGGGGCAGGGCAGTGGCTGTTTGTCAAAGGCGCTAATGGCAGCGGTAAAACTACGCTATTAAAACTACTGACTGGGTTTAAATCGCCTCATCAGGGGCAAATTCTTTGGCAAGGCACACCTATTCAACAACAGCTTTCTCATTATCAACAAAAAATTGCATGGTTAGGTCATACCAATGGCTTAAAAGCGGAACTGACGGCGCTAGAAAACTTACGTTTTAATCCGGCTATGCAATCCACCGCGTCTATTCAAAACACCTTAAAACGTGTAGGGCTTAAAGCTCAACAGCATCACAGGGTCAGTACCTTCTCGGCTGGTATGAAGCGCCGTTTAGCGTTGGCACGGTTATGTCTTAGCGCAGCCCCTCTTTGGATTTTAGATGAGCCTCAGACCGCTTTAGATCAGGCGGGTACTCAGTTATTGGTCGAGTTATTAACTGAGCACTTACAGCAACAAGGCTCGGTGATTCTAAGCTCGCATTTACCCTTAAAGCTCGTGGGTTTCGAGCCACACTATTTGGAGTTGAGCGAGTGCGAAGGTTGA
- the ccmB gene encoding heme exporter protein CcmB codes for MRRLKLLIQREVLLAWRRRSESSAPLLFLVLVVVLFAFGIGVEGKILQRIASGVIWVATLLAILLASESLFKPDYEDGSLEQLVLSPYPLSITVLVRVLVQCSFILVPLLVLAPLIAVMLEMTGAMTLALVQGLVLGVPTLSLIAAIGSALTVSLKQSGMLLALVVLPLYIPVLIFASSTVELTRQALPITGQLYSLAGLLVLSVSLAPWAIASALRVGVAQT; via the coding sequence GTGCGAAGGTTGAAGTTACTGATTCAACGTGAGGTATTGCTAGCATGGCGGCGGCGCTCCGAGAGTTCAGCACCTTTATTATTTTTAGTGTTGGTAGTCGTGTTATTTGCTTTTGGTATTGGTGTAGAGGGTAAGATTCTGCAACGTATTGCCAGTGGTGTGATTTGGGTGGCGACTTTATTGGCGATTTTATTAGCCAGTGAATCCTTGTTTAAGCCCGATTATGAAGATGGGTCTTTAGAGCAACTGGTTTTAAGCCCCTATCCTTTGAGTATTACCGTCTTAGTACGAGTATTAGTGCAATGCAGTTTTATTCTAGTACCTTTATTGGTGTTAGCTCCTTTGATAGCGGTGATGCTGGAAATGACAGGGGCGATGACTTTAGCATTGGTGCAGGGTTTAGTATTGGGTGTGCCTACTTTAAGCCTGATTGCCGCTATTGGGAGCGCTTTAACGGTGAGCCTCAAGCAAAGCGGTATGTTGCTCGCCTTGGTGGTGTTGCCGCTGTATATCCCCGTGTTAATTTTTGCCAGTAGTACTGTGGAATTAACACGCCAAGCACTACCTATTACCGGACAACTGTATAGTTTGGCTGGCTTATTAGTATTGAGTGTGAGCCTAGCGCCTTGGGCGATTGCTAGTGCTTTACGGGTGGGAGTCGCGCAAACATGA
- a CDS encoding heme ABC transporter permease, with translation MTLFKGWQRLASPAVFYQLATRLIPWLGTITVVLLLVGLYGGLVLAPPDYQQGEAFRIIYVHVPAAWLSLMIYTLMAVWGAIILIWRIKLVEQLLVESTVIGASFTLIALVTGSIWGKPMWGSWWVWDARLTSELILLFLYLGVLSLYQAIPDKRMAAKAAAILALVGVVNIPIIHYSVEWWNTLHQGPTITKFDKPSIHMSMLIPLLIMALAFKLFYVWVLLLRVRNDLIRRERTRHWVKQLVQEQKL, from the coding sequence ATGACCCTATTCAAAGGTTGGCAACGGCTAGCGTCTCCAGCCGTCTTTTATCAACTTGCTACGCGTTTAATCCCTTGGCTAGGAACCATTACGGTTGTGCTATTGCTAGTAGGGCTGTATGGCGGTTTAGTCTTAGCGCCCCCTGACTATCAACAAGGTGAAGCTTTCCGCATTATCTATGTGCATGTTCCAGCGGCTTGGTTATCTTTAATGATTTATACCCTGATGGCAGTCTGGGGCGCGATTATCCTGATTTGGCGGATTAAATTAGTGGAGCAGCTTTTGGTCGAAAGTACGGTGATTGGTGCGAGTTTTACTTTAATTGCTTTAGTGACAGGTTCCATTTGGGGTAAACCGATGTGGGGCTCTTGGTGGGTTTGGGATGCGCGTTTGACCTCGGAGCTGATTTTATTATTTCTCTATTTAGGGGTGCTGAGTTTGTATCAGGCTATTCCTGATAAGCGCATGGCGGCAAAAGCGGCGGCAATTTTGGCGTTAGTAGGAGTGGTGAATATTCCTATCATTCACTATTCGGTGGAGTGGTGGAATACCCTGCATCAAGGTCCTACTATTACTAAATTCGATAAGCCCTCCATTCATATGTCTATGCTGATTCCTTTATTAATCATGGCGTTGGCTTTTAAGCTATTTTATGTCTGGGTATTACTATTACGGGTACGTAACGACCTCATCAGGCGTGAAAGGACGCGCCACTGGGTTAAGCAATTAGTACAGGAGCAAAAGCTATGA
- the ccmD gene encoding heme exporter protein CcmD: MSDLSAWTTWLAMGGYAGYVWGALGFTLIVLAMNVLLPWLQLRALRKQIRQSYESQEE; the protein is encoded by the coding sequence ATGAGTGACCTCAGTGCGTGGACTACTTGGTTAGCCATGGGCGGTTATGCCGGTTATGTGTGGGGTGCGTTGGGCTTTACCTTAATAGTCTTGGCAATGAACGTGCTATTACCTTGGCTACAGTTGCGTGCTTTACGCAAGCAGATACGTCAGTCTTATGAGTCGCAGGAGGAGTGA
- the ccmE gene encoding cytochrome c maturation protein CcmE, whose translation MTAMRQQRLILVLLIVLGVGIAAAFMLRAFQENMMFFYGPKEIKAGQAPLDREFRVGGLVVNGSVERGESLQVKFALTDWTETVQVHYEGILPDLFREGQGIIARGRLLANGTVQAVEVLAKHDENYMPPEVAASLPHTSKPTGQGQ comes from the coding sequence ATGACTGCTATGCGCCAACAACGGTTAATTTTAGTGCTACTGATTGTTTTGGGTGTGGGGATTGCTGCTGCTTTTATGCTGCGTGCTTTTCAAGAAAATATGATGTTTTTTTATGGCCCTAAGGAAATTAAAGCCGGACAAGCGCCCTTAGATCGAGAGTTTCGGGTAGGTGGATTAGTGGTTAATGGCAGTGTCGAGCGCGGTGAGTCCTTGCAGGTTAAATTCGCTTTGACCGATTGGACGGAAACCGTACAGGTACACTATGAAGGTATTTTGCCCGATTTATTTCGTGAGGGGCAGGGTATTATTGCACGCGGTAGGCTATTAGCGAATGGCACGGTTCAAGCTGTTGAGGTACTCGCCAAACATGATGAAAACTATATGCCTCCTGAAGTAGCCGCTTCCTTGCCTCATACGTCAAAACCCACAGGGCAAGGACAATGA
- a CDS encoding heme lyase CcmF/NrfE family subunit: protein MIPELGHYALLLALAVALIQTVFPLWGSVSGNTTWMSLAKYSARTQFLLVALAYAGLTLAFIAQDYSVAYVAASSHASVPLEYRISGVWGGHEGSLLLWALILALWSALVSVFSRALPERVLAQVLGVMGFISVGFLLFILLTSNPFERLLPAPEEGRNLNPLLQDFGLIIHPPLLYLGYVGFSVSFAFALTALMEGQMSAHWLRWVRPWTLIAWVFLTLGIAVGSWWAYYELGWGGWWFWDPVENASLMPWLIGTALIHSLAVTEKRTTFQAWTLLLAIAAFSLSLLGTFLVRSGVLTSVHAFASDPERGLFILIFLVLVVGLSLTLYALRAQQFTQAQTFHWLSRETGLLLNNLVLVVMTATVLLGTLYPLVLDALGAGKISVGPPYFNSVMLPLGGLLALLMALGVFVRWRSDEMQRLKRAWLTVLGLALTLAAVLPYWVTGEFSIMTVLGLFVAFSVLVGALNWLIRQARNLSIVGGALAHIGMGIAMIGITLTSLYSTGKDIRLAPQQRYELAGYEFEFKGVKEVRTPQYLAYEGQVTVYQEGQVITELYPQKRTYPVQTMPMTEAGIEAGLLRDLFVALGEPLDQNAWSLRIYHKPFIRWIWLGALLMALGGLVAMLDRRYRLAVKQDNPV, encoded by the coding sequence ATGATTCCAGAGTTAGGTCATTATGCTTTGTTGTTGGCGCTAGCCGTTGCTCTCATTCAGACCGTATTTCCCTTATGGGGCAGTGTGTCGGGTAATACTACGTGGATGAGTTTGGCTAAGTACTCAGCACGTACTCAATTTCTATTAGTGGCTTTAGCCTATGCCGGATTAACGCTGGCTTTTATTGCACAAGATTATTCAGTGGCTTATGTGGCAGCCAGTTCACACGCTAGTGTGCCCTTGGAGTATCGGATTTCAGGGGTTTGGGGTGGGCATGAAGGTTCACTATTGTTATGGGCGCTGATTTTAGCCTTATGGTCAGCCTTAGTCTCCGTCTTTAGTCGTGCCTTACCAGAGCGTGTCTTGGCGCAAGTATTGGGTGTGATGGGGTTTATTAGTGTTGGCTTTTTATTGTTTATTTTACTTACTTCCAATCCTTTTGAGCGTTTATTACCTGCACCCGAAGAGGGGCGTAATCTCAATCCCTTATTACAAGATTTTGGTCTGATTATTCATCCCCCTTTGTTATATCTGGGTTATGTGGGTTTTTCGGTGAGTTTTGCGTTTGCGCTTACGGCGTTAATGGAAGGTCAAATGTCTGCGCACTGGTTGCGTTGGGTGCGCCCTTGGACTTTGATCGCTTGGGTGTTTTTAACGCTTGGCATTGCAGTAGGGAGTTGGTGGGCTTATTACGAGTTGGGTTGGGGCGGTTGGTGGTTTTGGGATCCGGTAGAAAATGCTTCTTTGATGCCGTGGTTAATAGGGACGGCGTTAATTCACTCTCTAGCCGTGACGGAAAAACGTACCACCTTTCAAGCATGGACTTTATTACTCGCCATTGCTGCGTTCTCATTAAGTTTATTAGGGACATTTTTAGTACGCTCAGGGGTATTAACTTCGGTGCATGCGTTTGCTTCGGATCCAGAGCGTGGGTTATTTATTTTAATCTTTTTAGTATTGGTAGTGGGTTTATCTTTGACGCTCTATGCCTTGCGAGCGCAGCAATTTACCCAAGCTCAGACCTTTCATTGGCTCTCCAGAGAAACGGGCTTATTACTCAATAATCTAGTCTTGGTAGTCATGACCGCTACGGTGCTACTCGGTACTTTGTATCCTTTAGTATTGGATGCCTTAGGGGCAGGTAAGATTTCAGTAGGGCCGCCTTATTTCAATAGTGTCATGTTGCCCTTAGGCGGGCTATTGGCGCTTCTCATGGCATTGGGGGTATTCGTGCGCTGGCGCTCAGATGAGATGCAACGTTTGAAGCGTGCATGGTTAACGGTTTTAGGTCTAGCTCTCACATTGGCTGCGGTATTGCCGTATTGGGTGACGGGCGAGTTTTCCATTATGACAGTGTTAGGGCTATTCGTGGCTTTTAGCGTGTTAGTAGGAGCACTCAATTGGTTAATCAGACAGGCGCGTAATCTGAGTATTGTGGGAGGGGCGCTAGCACACATCGGTATGGGTATAGCGATGATTGGCATTACTCTGACCTCGCTGTATAGCACGGGCAAGGATATACGTTTAGCACCTCAACAGCGTTATGAATTAGCGGGCTATGAATTTGAATTTAAAGGGGTGAAAGAAGTGCGCACTCCACAGTACTTAGCCTATGAAGGGCAAGTTACTGTTTATCAAGAGGGGCAAGTCATTACTGAGCTATATCCGCAAAAGCGTACCTATCCAGTGCAAACTATGCCCATGACCGAGGCCGGTATAGAGGCTGGCTTATTACGTGATTTGTTTGTTGCCTTAGGCGAGCCACTGGATCAAAACGCTTGGAGTCTGCGTATTTATCATAAGCCTTTTATTCGCTGGATTTGGTTGGGGGCGCTCTTAATGGCGTTGGGTGGATTAGTGGCAATGCTAGATCGACGCTATCGCCTAGCCGTAAAGCAGGATAATCCGGTATGA
- a CDS encoding DsbE family thiol:disulfide interchange protein translates to MKYLVPLSAFVVLVVLLAFGLGNNPRLVPSPLLHKPAPAFIAPLLLEQGKVSSEQMLGKVWVLNVWASWCAGCLDEHAVLTQWVTEQQLPTLGLNYKDTHAKAEAWLKQWGNPYSVVALDPKGDIGLEWGVYGVPETFIIDQKGIIRYKHIGSLTEAVVREQLNPLIQQLRGQP, encoded by the coding sequence ATGAAATACCTAGTTCCCCTAAGCGCCTTTGTAGTTTTGGTCGTGTTATTAGCGTTTGGTTTAGGGAATAATCCACGTCTTGTTCCTTCCCCTTTGCTCCATAAACCCGCTCCAGCATTTATCGCGCCGCTATTGCTGGAGCAGGGTAAAGTCAGCTCGGAGCAAATGTTGGGAAAGGTCTGGGTATTAAATGTATGGGCTTCATGGTGTGCAGGGTGTTTAGATGAGCATGCAGTCTTGACGCAGTGGGTTACAGAACAACAACTTCCCACCCTAGGCTTAAATTACAAAGATACGCATGCTAAAGCCGAGGCTTGGCTCAAGCAATGGGGTAATCCGTATAGTGTGGTAGCTCTTGATCCCAAAGGCGATATTGGTTTGGAGTGGGGTGTGTATGGTGTGCCGGAAACCTTCATTATTGATCAAAAAGGGATTATTCGTTACAAACATATTGGTAGCTTGACCGAGGCTGTAGTCCGGGAGCAATTGAACCCCTTAATCCAACAATTGCGAGGTCAACCATGA
- a CDS encoding cytochrome c-type biogenesis protein — protein MKQWLVGLVWVWCLGWSAQSFALEVYPFQNAEQEALYQELIHELRCVVCQNQSLAESNAPLAVDLRQRIHEKIMLGQSREQIMTFMVERYGEFVLYQPPLKWSTGLLWLAPLVFLGLGLLMLGRLIRGKRE, from the coding sequence ATGAAGCAATGGTTAGTGGGTTTAGTTTGGGTTTGGTGTTTGGGATGGAGTGCTCAAAGTTTTGCTTTAGAAGTCTACCCCTTCCAAAATGCTGAGCAGGAAGCGCTTTATCAAGAGCTGATTCATGAGTTGCGCTGTGTCGTGTGTCAAAACCAAAGCCTAGCCGAATCCAATGCACCCTTAGCCGTTGATTTGCGTCAACGTATTCACGAAAAGATTATGCTTGGGCAAAGCCGTGAGCAAATTATGACTTTTATGGTAGAGCGCTATGGTGAGTTTGTGCTGTATCAGCCCCCGCTAAAATGGAGTACAGGCTTATTGTGGTTAGCACCCTTAGTCTTTTTAGGTTTAGGTTTGCTGATGCTAGGGCGCTTGATACGGGGTAAGAGGGAATAG
- a CDS encoding tetratricopeptide repeat protein, with amino-acid sequence MLWLLMLVLLLLTCLLVLWPLLQSTQRSYGLVASIVTLIIAVSTLGYAALGNPEALGFREKMAEQHRTAPDQGNSSADLTVMLQSLEQKLKTNPDDLDGWLMLGRSYRNLQRYPEAEAVLMRVIAQRPQDLEALLILVDVKLMNPLANKAAETEPLIRQALQLAPQDTTALWLAGMVAMRLNQPQQAQNYWSTLLPLLKDEPQLQAEVQGLLERLNQPQTKTLASAAKPNSAAAPAQLVDPNSIQVTVRLSAELAAKAAPTDTVFIYARAQDSNAPPMPVAVHRVTVQALPITVVLNDSMAMTPAAVLSQFQHFKVGARISSTGKVSANEKDWMIEQQGVSLGAVITLVVHDNQQK; translated from the coding sequence ATGTTGTGGTTATTAATGTTGGTTTTATTGCTCCTCACTTGTCTGTTAGTGCTGTGGCCGTTATTACAATCCACCCAACGCTCCTATGGTTTAGTGGCGAGTATAGTGACCTTAATTATTGCGGTGAGTACTCTAGGCTATGCCGCCCTAGGTAATCCAGAGGCATTAGGGTTTAGAGAAAAGATGGCAGAGCAACATCGCACCGCGCCCGATCAGGGAAATAGCTCTGCTGATCTCACCGTGATGCTGCAAAGTTTAGAGCAGAAACTTAAAACTAATCCCGATGATCTAGACGGTTGGCTCATGCTAGGGCGTTCTTATCGTAATTTGCAACGCTATCCAGAGGCAGAAGCGGTCTTAATGCGCGTCATCGCTCAGCGCCCACAAGATTTAGAAGCGTTGTTGATTTTAGTGGATGTTAAATTAATGAACCCGCTAGCTAATAAAGCTGCTGAAACGGAGCCACTGATTCGCCAAGCCTTACAACTCGCTCCTCAAGATACCACTGCTCTGTGGTTAGCAGGTATGGTAGCCATGCGCTTAAATCAACCGCAACAAGCCCAAAACTATTGGAGTACTTTGTTGCCGTTACTCAAGGATGAGCCTCAGTTACAAGCTGAAGTCCAAGGGCTATTGGAGCGTTTAAATCAACCCCAAACTAAAACGCTAGCGAGTGCCGCAAAACCTAATAGCGCCGCTGCACCCGCTCAGTTAGTTGATCCCAACAGTATTCAAGTGACGGTGCGTTTAAGCGCTGAGCTAGCAGCCAAAGCAGCACCCACGGATACCGTGTTTATTTATGCCAGAGCACAAGATTCTAATGCACCCCCTATGCCGGTAGCAGTACACCGTGTAACAGTGCAGGCTTTGCCCATTACAGTGGTATTGAACGATAGTATGGCAATGACGCCCGCAGCAGTGTTGTCGCAATTTCAGCATTTTAAGGTCGGGGCGCGGATTAGTAGTACAGGTAAAGTATCTGCTAATGAAAAGGATTGGATGATTGAGCAGCAGGGTGTGAGTTTGGGTGCAGTTATTACTCTGGTTGTCCATGACAATCAGCAAAAATAA